The Amycolatopsis sp. 195334CR genome window below encodes:
- the dapC gene encoding succinyldiaminopimelate transaminase: MSVALPDFPWDSLAAAKAKAQAHPDGVVDLSVGTPVDPVPAGVRDALASVSDVPGYPATHGTPALRAAVIDAMRRRHGVDGIEPDAVLPTIGSKELVAWLPRLLGAGPGDLVAIPELAYPTYEVGTLLAGATVVRADGLTQLGPQRPKLLWLNSPSNPTGRVLGVEHLRKVVEWARERGTIVVSDECYLALGWDAEPLSILHPSVHGGRLDGLLAVHSLSKSANLASYRAGFVTGDPKLVAELLAVRKHAGMIVPRPVQEAMVAALTDDEALGAQRERYARRRESLRKALKDSGFRIDHSEAGLYLWSTRDEDAWQTVDWLAERGILVAPGTFYGPGGGRHVRIALTATDERILTAVNRLA, from the coding sequence ATGAGCGTCGCCCTACCCGATTTCCCCTGGGACTCCCTCGCCGCGGCCAAGGCCAAGGCGCAGGCCCATCCGGACGGCGTGGTCGACCTCTCCGTCGGCACCCCGGTGGACCCGGTCCCGGCCGGCGTCCGCGACGCGCTCGCGTCGGTCTCGGACGTGCCGGGATACCCGGCCACGCACGGAACCCCGGCGTTGCGCGCGGCGGTGATCGACGCGATGCGCCGCCGCCACGGGGTGGACGGCATCGAGCCGGACGCGGTGCTGCCGACGATCGGTTCCAAGGAACTGGTCGCCTGGCTGCCGCGGCTGCTCGGCGCCGGTCCCGGTGACCTGGTGGCCATCCCCGAGCTGGCGTACCCGACCTACGAGGTCGGCACGCTGCTGGCCGGGGCGACCGTGGTCCGCGCCGACGGGCTGACCCAGCTCGGCCCGCAACGGCCCAAGCTGCTCTGGCTGAACTCGCCGTCCAACCCGACCGGGCGCGTGCTCGGTGTCGAGCACCTGCGCAAGGTGGTCGAGTGGGCCCGCGAGCGCGGCACGATCGTGGTGTCCGACGAGTGCTACCTGGCGCTGGGCTGGGACGCCGAGCCGCTGTCGATCCTGCACCCGTCCGTCCACGGTGGACGGCTCGACGGGCTGCTCGCCGTGCACTCGCTGTCGAAGTCGGCGAACCTGGCCAGCTACCGCGCGGGTTTCGTGACCGGTGACCCGAAGCTGGTGGCCGAGCTGCTGGCGGTCCGCAAGCACGCGGGCATGATCGTGCCCCGGCCGGTGCAGGAGGCGATGGTCGCCGCGCTGACCGACGACGAGGCGCTCGGCGCCCAGCGCGAGCGGTACGCCCGCCGTCGCGAGTCGCTGCGGAAGGCGTTGAAGGACAGCGGTTTCCGGATCGACCACTCCGAGGCCGGGCTGTACCTGTGGTCGACCAGGGATGAAGACGCCTGGCAGACCGTGGACTGGCTCGCCGAGCGCGGCATCCTGGTCGCCCCTGGCACCTTCTACGGCCCTGGCGGCGGCCGTCACGTGCGCATCGCGCTCACCGCCACCGACGAGCGCATCCTCACCGCGGTGAACCGCCTGGCCTAG
- a CDS encoding TetR/AcrR family transcriptional regulator: protein MTSATSRKQKAAETEAALKAAARRVFARQGYLNTKITDITAEAGRAAGSFYNHFAGKEELLEALLVDMFAEADEGVTEPGHDQDFSKRSAVRWHVAHFWRFYQEHLPEMVALRQAAMVNEDLGRRLRQLTVADQRHLGGHLANVANLPGDPELVTSAMTALMDQFAYTWLVAGGTGRDLPDDEAIDLLTDFVHRAITGGTALSGQALSG, encoded by the coding sequence GTGACCAGTGCGACCAGCCGCAAGCAGAAGGCGGCGGAAACCGAGGCGGCGCTCAAGGCCGCGGCGCGGCGCGTGTTCGCCAGGCAGGGCTATCTGAACACCAAGATCACCGACATCACGGCCGAAGCGGGCCGGGCCGCGGGCTCGTTCTACAACCACTTCGCGGGCAAGGAGGAACTGCTCGAAGCGCTGCTGGTGGACATGTTCGCCGAGGCCGACGAGGGCGTGACCGAACCGGGCCACGACCAGGACTTCTCGAAGCGGTCGGCGGTGCGCTGGCACGTGGCGCACTTCTGGCGGTTCTACCAGGAGCACCTGCCGGAGATGGTGGCGCTGCGCCAGGCCGCGATGGTCAACGAGGACCTCGGCAGGCGGCTGCGGCAGCTGACCGTGGCGGACCAGCGGCACCTCGGCGGGCACCTGGCGAACGTCGCGAACCTGCCCGGCGACCCGGAACTGGTCACTTCGGCGATGACCGCGCTGATGGACCAGTTCGCCTACACCTGGCTGGTGGCCGGCGGCACCGGCCGCGACCTCCCCGACGACGAGGCGATCGACCTGCTCACCGACTTCGTCCACCGCGCCATCACCGGCGGAACCGCGCTGTCCGGCCAGGCGCTGTCCGGCTAG
- a CDS encoding FAD-dependent monooxygenase, protein MRVLIAGAGPTGLTLAIDLARRGVEVRVVDKAAEFFAGSRGDGLQPRTMEVFDDLGVVDAVLDAGIAPPPLRTYVAGEFAGEHVMFALREPTPDVPYPNGRMLGQSRTEAILRERLAGFGVRVELATELIGFTQDDTGVDVVLNDTERMRVDYLVGADGGRSFVRKSLGIPFEGSTDESVRMLLGDVAADGLDHDFGHWFGLSRDPREGIVLTPLSGGAQFQFAAPLVGDPSLAGLQALLDRYSGGMDIRLHDLTWSTVWRPNTRLAARFREGRVFLAGDAAHTHPPTGGQGLNTGVQDAVNLGWKLAASQHLDTYEAERLPVAASVLGLSTASLKKYTDGDADAHRRGSEFQQLGISYAGGPLAFDSRAVPGRVVAGDRAPDGPVDEKTRLFDLFRGPQWTTLAFGCPAPAEEHAHRIDGPALEIYDVTPGTIVRVRPDGYIGSIS, encoded by the coding sequence ATGCGGGTGCTGATCGCGGGAGCCGGTCCGACCGGCCTGACCCTGGCCATCGACCTGGCGCGCCGCGGGGTCGAGGTGCGGGTGGTGGACAAGGCGGCGGAGTTCTTCGCCGGATCGCGGGGGGACGGGTTGCAGCCGCGCACGATGGAGGTCTTCGACGACCTCGGCGTGGTCGACGCGGTGCTCGACGCCGGGATCGCGCCGCCGCCGCTGCGGACCTACGTGGCCGGGGAGTTCGCCGGTGAGCACGTGATGTTCGCACTGCGGGAGCCGACGCCGGACGTGCCCTACCCCAACGGCCGCATGCTCGGCCAGTCGCGGACCGAGGCGATCCTGCGCGAGCGGCTCGCCGGCTTCGGCGTGCGCGTCGAACTCGCCACCGAGCTGATCGGGTTCACCCAGGACGACACCGGCGTCGACGTGGTGCTCAACGACACCGAGCGGATGCGCGTCGACTACCTCGTCGGTGCCGACGGCGGGCGCAGCTTCGTGCGGAAGTCGCTCGGGATCCCGTTCGAGGGCAGCACGGACGAGTCGGTCCGGATGCTGCTCGGGGACGTCGCGGCCGACGGGCTGGACCACGACTTCGGCCACTGGTTCGGGCTGAGCCGCGATCCGCGCGAGGGGATCGTGCTGACGCCGTTGTCGGGTGGCGCGCAGTTCCAGTTCGCCGCGCCGCTGGTGGGGGACCCGTCGCTGGCGGGGTTGCAGGCGCTGCTCGACCGGTACTCCGGGGGGATGGACATCCGGCTGCACGACCTGACCTGGTCGACCGTGTGGCGGCCGAACACCCGGCTCGCCGCGCGGTTCCGCGAGGGCCGCGTCTTCCTGGCAGGCGACGCCGCGCACACGCATCCGCCGACCGGCGGGCAGGGGCTCAACACCGGCGTGCAGGACGCGGTCAACCTGGGCTGGAAGCTCGCCGCTTCGCAACACCTGGACACCTACGAGGCGGAACGCCTGCCGGTGGCGGCTTCGGTGCTCGGGCTGAGCACGGCCTCGCTGAAGAAGTACACCGACGGCGACGCCGACGCGCACCGGCGGGGGAGCGAGTTCCAGCAGCTCGGGATCAGCTACGCGGGTGGGCCGCTGGCGTTCGATTCGCGTGCGGTGCCGGGCCGGGTGGTCGCCGGTGACCGCGCCCCGGACGGGCCGGTGGACGAGAAGACGCGGCTGTTCGACCTGTTCCGGGGTCCACAGTGGACGACGCTGGCGTTCGGCTGCCCGGCGCCCGCCGAGGAGCACGCGCACCGGATCGACGGCCCGGCGCTGGAGATCTACGACGTGACACCGGGCACGATCGTGCGCGTGCGACCGGACGGCTACATCGGCTCGATCAGCTAG
- a CDS encoding IS30 family transposase yields MPGPRLTCEERVMIQNGLDQGLTQDAIAKVLGKSPSTISREVRRGGGPRCSRPGTTITGRPRRYRADRAQRLAIERGRRPKPHLLAGELAAVVTGLLEADWSPQQISQMLPTLFPDDEAMRVSHETIYQSLFVQGRGELRRELAAHLRSGRTGRRSRAATGARRAGRIAGMVPISQRPATAADRAVPGHWEGDLLLGGTGKGAVITLVERTSRFVLLAPLPDSHKALDVRTLLTGMITALPDTLTQSLTWDQGNEMAQHAQFTLDTGLQVYFCDPHSPWQRGTNENTNGLLRQYWPKGSDLRHLTQTHCDTIALRLNTRPRKTLNWHTPAQTLDKALLATTS; encoded by the coding sequence ATGCCAGGGCCCCGGTTGACGTGCGAGGAACGAGTGATGATCCAGAACGGTCTGGATCAAGGGCTTACCCAGGACGCGATCGCGAAAGTCCTGGGTAAGTCACCCTCGACGATCTCCCGTGAAGTACGCCGCGGCGGTGGACCGCGGTGTTCCAGGCCCGGCACCACGATCACCGGCCGGCCTCGCCGCTACCGGGCCGACCGAGCCCAGCGTCTGGCCATCGAACGCGGCCGCCGCCCGAAACCCCACCTGCTGGCAGGCGAACTGGCGGCGGTGGTGACCGGTCTGCTGGAAGCAGACTGGTCACCCCAGCAGATCTCGCAGATGCTGCCGACGTTGTTCCCCGATGATGAGGCTATGCGGGTGAGTCACGAGACGATCTATCAGTCGTTGTTCGTCCAAGGCCGTGGTGAGCTGCGGCGGGAACTGGCCGCTCACCTGCGCAGCGGCCGCACCGGCCGCCGGTCCCGCGCGGCCACCGGGGCGCGCCGCGCGGGCCGTATCGCCGGCATGGTCCCGATCAGCCAGCGTCCCGCCACCGCCGCCGACCGGGCCGTTCCCGGGCACTGGGAAGGCGACCTGCTCCTGGGCGGTACCGGCAAGGGCGCGGTGATCACCCTGGTCGAGCGAACCTCGAGGTTCGTGCTGCTGGCACCACTACCGGACAGTCACAAGGCCCTCGACGTCCGCACACTGCTCACCGGCATGATCACCGCCCTGCCCGACACGCTCACCCAGTCACTGACCTGGGACCAGGGCAACGAGATGGCCCAGCACGCCCAGTTCACCCTCGACACCGGCCTGCAGGTCTACTTCTGCGACCCACACAGCCCCTGGCAACGCGGCACCAACGAAAACACCAACGGCCTGCTCCGCCAGTACTGGCCCAAAGGCTCAGACCTACGCCACCTCACCCAAACCCACTGCGACACCATCGCCCTGCGCCTGAACACCCGCCCACGCAAAACCCTCAACTGGCACACTCCAGCACAAACACTCGACAAAGCCCTACTTGCAACAACCAGTTGA
- a CDS encoding CHAD domain-containing protein has protein sequence MSTVTEPPRPQVRTAADLGLPPNPPKAGPDDPPVAHVRTKLDRQLRAVLEHEPGTRAGTDPEHLHQLRVAIRRMRSVLKVSGGLLGPTAEEVRAELGWLGNALGEVRDFDVLIEHLREVVAEFETTDQLAARQLVARFVAQRGQAKRRMTRVLNSSRYATVLTMTAQLSRTAEVEPVESDVDVPAKREEVDLVGALKKPYRKLAKAVAALGENPPNDDLHALRIHGKRLRYAGELAKPAAPDKAAKQAIKVLVKAAERLQTVLGDHQDAVVAAERVRALAADVDPAVAFIAGRIVEREQLRCAVARSVWPEVVAEIDDAAAVLLRKR, from the coding sequence GTGAGCACCGTGACGGAACCACCCCGGCCCCAGGTCAGGACCGCGGCCGACCTCGGTCTGCCGCCGAATCCGCCCAAGGCCGGGCCGGACGACCCGCCGGTGGCGCACGTGCGCACCAAGCTCGACCGGCAGCTGCGCGCGGTGCTCGAGCACGAGCCGGGCACCCGCGCGGGCACCGATCCCGAGCACCTGCACCAGCTCCGGGTGGCGATCCGGCGGATGCGCAGCGTGCTGAAGGTCTCCGGCGGCCTGCTCGGGCCGACCGCCGAGGAGGTGCGCGCCGAGCTGGGCTGGCTCGGCAACGCCCTCGGCGAGGTGCGGGACTTCGACGTGCTGATCGAGCACCTGCGCGAGGTGGTCGCCGAGTTCGAAACCACCGACCAGCTCGCGGCGCGGCAGCTGGTGGCCCGGTTCGTCGCGCAGCGCGGCCAGGCGAAGCGGCGGATGACCAGGGTGCTCAACAGCAGCCGGTACGCCACCGTGCTGACGATGACCGCCCAGCTCTCGCGGACCGCCGAGGTGGAGCCCGTGGAGTCCGATGTGGACGTTCCGGCGAAGCGCGAGGAGGTGGATCTGGTCGGCGCGCTGAAGAAGCCGTACCGGAAGCTGGCCAAGGCGGTGGCCGCGCTGGGCGAGAACCCGCCGAACGACGACCTGCACGCGCTGCGCATCCACGGCAAGCGCCTGCGGTACGCCGGTGAGCTGGCGAAACCGGCCGCGCCGGACAAGGCCGCGAAGCAGGCGATCAAGGTGCTGGTGAAGGCCGCCGAGCGGCTGCAGACCGTGCTCGGCGACCACCAGGACGCAGTGGTCGCCGCGGAGCGCGTGCGCGCGCTGGCCGCCGACGTGGACCCGGCGGTCGCCTTCATCGCCGGGCGCATCGTGGAACGCGAGCAGCTGCGCTGCGCGGTGGCGCGCTCGGTCTGGCCGGAGGTGGTCGCCGAAATCGACGACGCCGCCGCGGTCCTGCTGCGCAAGCGCTGA
- the dapD gene encoding 2,3,4,5-tetrahydropyridine-2,6-dicarboxylate N-succinyltransferase has protein sequence MTENPSPETTGASGVGLATISTDGVVLDTWYPQPKLADAGNGGGTERLSREEAVDALGEAAAALLGEDTDRGVEVVAVRTRIGSLADAPADAHDVYLRLHLLSHRLVRPHGQNLDGIFGLLANVVWTNHGPCPVEGFEATRLRLRARGAVTVYGVDKFPRMVDYVTPSGVRIADADRARLGAHLATGTTVMHEGFVNYNAGTLGASMVEGRISAGVVVGDGSDVGGGASIMGTLSGGGKEVISIGERCLIGANGGIGISLGDDSVVEAGLYVTAGTKVVVDGKTVKARELSGISGALFRRNSANGAVEVVPRTGSGIELNAALHAN, from the coding sequence GTGACCGAGAACCCTTCACCCGAGACCACCGGGGCCAGCGGCGTCGGGCTGGCCACCATCAGCACCGACGGTGTGGTGCTGGACACCTGGTACCCCCAGCCGAAGCTGGCGGACGCGGGCAACGGCGGCGGCACCGAGCGGCTTTCGCGGGAAGAAGCCGTCGACGCCCTCGGCGAGGCCGCGGCCGCACTGCTCGGTGAGGACACCGATCGCGGCGTCGAGGTGGTCGCCGTGCGCACCCGGATCGGCAGCCTCGCCGACGCCCCGGCCGACGCGCACGACGTCTACCTCCGCCTGCACCTGCTCTCGCACCGCCTGGTCCGCCCGCACGGGCAGAACCTGGACGGCATCTTCGGCCTGCTCGCCAACGTGGTGTGGACCAACCACGGCCCGTGCCCGGTGGAGGGCTTCGAGGCCACCCGGCTGCGGCTGCGCGCCCGCGGCGCGGTGACCGTCTACGGCGTGGACAAGTTCCCGCGCATGGTCGACTACGTCACCCCGTCCGGCGTCCGGATCGCCGACGCCGACCGCGCCCGCCTCGGCGCGCACCTGGCCACCGGCACCACGGTGATGCACGAGGGTTTCGTGAACTACAACGCCGGCACGCTCGGCGCCTCCATGGTCGAGGGCCGCATCTCCGCCGGCGTGGTGGTCGGCGACGGCAGCGACGTCGGCGGCGGCGCGTCGATCATGGGCACGCTCTCCGGTGGTGGCAAGGAGGTCATCTCGATCGGCGAGCGCTGCCTGATCGGGGCGAACGGCGGCATCGGCATCTCGCTCGGCGACGATTCGGTGGTCGAGGCCGGGCTGTACGTCACCGCGGGCACGAAGGTGGTCGTGGACGGCAAGACGGTGAAGGCGCGGGAACTGTCCGGCATCTCGGGCGCGCTGTTCCGCCGGAACTCGGCCAACGGCGCGGTGGAAGTGGTGCCCCGCACCGGCTCCGGCATCGAGCTGAACGCTGCGCTGCACGCCAACTGA
- the dapE gene encoding succinyl-diaminopimelate desuccinylase: MALDLRADPIDLTAALVDVPSESGQEAELADAVEAALRADAPHLEVVRNGDAVLARTNLGRASRVILAGHLDTVPVNDNLPVRREGGHLHGLGTVDMKGGDAVFLHLAAAITEPKHDVTFVFYDCEEVDAARNGLGRIERELPDWLRADLAIVGEPSNAVIEAGCQGTMRVRLKVSGQRAHTARAWRGSNAIHGLVEPLRRLAEYQPRTPKIDGLTYREGLQAVRVHGGVAGNVVPDEAVLEINHRFAPDRSPAQAEQHLREVFDGFDLSVVDISPGALPGLDAPAAVELVQAAGGQPVAKLGWTDVARFSALGMAAVNFGPGDPALAHTQQENVAVADITQVTKVLRTFLG, translated from the coding sequence ATGGCTTTGGACCTGCGTGCCGACCCGATCGACCTGACCGCCGCACTGGTGGACGTGCCCAGCGAGTCCGGGCAGGAGGCGGAGCTCGCCGACGCGGTGGAGGCGGCGCTGCGCGCGGACGCCCCGCACCTCGAAGTGGTCCGCAACGGCGACGCGGTGCTCGCGCGCACGAACCTCGGCCGGGCGAGCCGGGTGATCCTGGCCGGGCACCTCGACACCGTGCCGGTCAACGACAACCTGCCGGTCCGCCGCGAGGGCGGGCACCTGCACGGACTGGGCACAGTGGACATGAAGGGCGGCGACGCGGTCTTCCTGCACCTCGCCGCGGCGATCACCGAGCCGAAGCACGACGTGACCTTCGTCTTCTACGACTGCGAGGAGGTCGACGCCGCGCGCAACGGGCTCGGCCGCATCGAGCGGGAGCTGCCGGACTGGCTGCGTGCGGACCTGGCGATCGTCGGCGAGCCGTCGAACGCGGTGATCGAGGCGGGCTGCCAGGGCACCATGCGGGTCCGGCTGAAGGTGAGCGGGCAGCGGGCGCACACCGCGCGGGCGTGGCGCGGCTCGAACGCGATCCACGGGCTGGTCGAACCGCTGCGCCGGCTGGCCGAGTACCAGCCGCGCACGCCGAAGATCGACGGCCTGACCTATCGCGAGGGCCTGCAGGCGGTCCGCGTGCACGGCGGGGTGGCGGGCAACGTGGTGCCGGACGAGGCGGTGCTGGAGATCAACCACCGGTTCGCCCCCGACCGCTCGCCCGCGCAGGCCGAACAGCACCTGCGCGAGGTGTTCGACGGGTTCGACCTGTCCGTTGTGGACATTTCGCCGGGGGCGCTGCCCGGGCTGGACGCGCCGGCCGCGGTCGAGCTGGTCCAGGCCGCGGGCGGGCAGCCGGTGGCGAAGCTGGGCTGGACGGACGTGGCGCGGTTCTCGGCGCTGGGCATGGCGGCGGTGAACTTCGGGCCGGGGGATCCGGCGTTGGCGCACACGCAGCAGGAGAACGTGGCGGTTGCCGACATCACCCAGGTGACCAAGGTGCTCCGGACCTTCCTGGGCTGA
- a CDS encoding glycoside hydrolase family 9 protein, with the protein MRRSALALLTVLLLSPAAPAIAAPAPGELRVDQVGYGPAETKIGYLLGKAPAEGTPFRVVDARGKTVHTGKTPAAAGAWNAAYPAVHQLDFSAVKKPGTYRLKVGEATSPEFRIDAGLFTPLARANNEFFQAQRDGEHVIPGRLNRKPAHLADRKATIYAAPEFGGDFGDEILAPLKPIGGPIDVEGGWADAGDYVKFTSNSAYSLAEMGYALRTRYDRALADEVRFGLRWLDKMWDARTGVLYAQVGIGTGSEKFGFLGDHDVWRLPEADDARQVEPGHPEYYVKHRPVFPANAPGEPVSPNLAGRVAAAFALGAQVERDKNLARKYLDEAASIFAKAKTTGVGELVTAFPHSYYPESSWRDDLELGATQLALAGQRLGDRRAKEWTEQAVHWAREYIGGDERGTLNLYDTSALAHADLARLAPHARGELVADLRRQLDEGVAGAKTSPFRTAVDLTQFDAATKSFGFAATARLYRGVTGDGAYDAFGTQQRNFALGANAWGISLVVGAGSRYPNCPHHQVANLAGSTEPGARILHGAVVNGPNGTANFDGLTPPDGATACSKPLAAFDTPDTRFFDDLSSWPSSEPAIDFTSTALLGFTLSP; encoded by the coding sequence GTGAGACGATCCGCGCTCGCGCTGCTCACCGTCCTGCTGTTGTCGCCCGCCGCCCCGGCCATCGCCGCGCCCGCCCCCGGCGAGCTGCGCGTGGACCAGGTCGGCTACGGGCCCGCCGAGACCAAGATCGGCTACCTGCTGGGGAAAGCACCCGCCGAAGGCACCCCGTTCCGCGTGGTCGACGCGCGCGGCAAGACGGTGCACACCGGCAAGACCCCGGCCGCCGCCGGAGCCTGGAACGCCGCTTATCCCGCCGTGCACCAGCTTGACTTCAGCGCGGTCAAGAAGCCGGGCACCTACCGCCTGAAGGTGGGCGAAGCGACCTCACCGGAGTTCCGGATCGACGCCGGGCTCTTCACCCCGCTCGCCCGCGCGAACAACGAGTTCTTCCAGGCCCAGCGCGATGGCGAGCACGTCATCCCCGGGCGGCTCAACCGCAAGCCCGCGCACCTCGCGGACCGGAAGGCCACCATCTACGCCGCGCCCGAGTTCGGGGGTGACTTCGGCGACGAGATCCTGGCCCCGCTGAAGCCGATCGGTGGGCCGATCGACGTCGAGGGCGGCTGGGCCGACGCCGGCGACTACGTCAAGTTCACCTCCAACTCCGCGTACTCACTGGCCGAGATGGGCTACGCCCTGCGCACGCGGTACGACCGCGCGCTCGCCGACGAGGTCCGGTTCGGCCTCCGGTGGCTGGACAAGATGTGGGACGCCCGGACCGGCGTGCTCTACGCGCAGGTCGGTATCGGCACCGGCAGCGAGAAGTTCGGCTTCCTCGGCGACCACGACGTCTGGCGCCTGCCCGAGGCCGACGACGCGCGCCAGGTGGAGCCGGGCCATCCCGAGTACTACGTCAAGCACCGCCCGGTCTTCCCGGCGAACGCACCCGGTGAGCCGGTCAGCCCGAACCTGGCCGGTCGCGTGGCCGCGGCCTTCGCACTCGGCGCCCAGGTCGAGCGTGACAAGAACCTGGCGCGGAAGTACCTCGACGAAGCCGCGTCGATCTTCGCCAAGGCCAAGACCACCGGGGTCGGCGAGCTGGTCACCGCCTTCCCGCACTCCTACTACCCCGAGTCCTCCTGGCGCGACGACCTGGAGCTGGGGGCCACGCAGCTCGCGCTGGCCGGGCAGCGCCTCGGCGACCGGCGTGCCAAGGAGTGGACCGAGCAGGCCGTGCACTGGGCACGCGAGTACATCGGCGGGGACGAACGGGGCACGCTGAACCTGTACGACACCAGCGCGCTCGCGCACGCCGACCTCGCCAGGCTCGCGCCGCACGCCCGCGGTGAACTGGTCGCCGACCTGCGGCGGCAACTGGACGAGGGCGTCGCCGGGGCCAAAACCAGCCCGTTCCGCACGGCGGTCGACCTGACCCAGTTCGACGCGGCCACCAAGAGCTTCGGCTTCGCGGCCACGGCCCGGCTCTACCGCGGGGTCACCGGCGACGGCGCCTACGACGCCTTCGGCACGCAGCAGCGGAACTTCGCGCTCGGCGCCAACGCGTGGGGCATCTCGCTGGTGGTCGGCGCCGGGAGCCGGTACCCGAACTGCCCCCACCACCAGGTGGCGAATTTGGCCGGGAGCACCGAGCCGGGTGCGCGAATCCTCCACGGGGCGGTGGTCAACGGGCCGAATGGCACGGCGAACTTCGACGGGCTGACCCCGCCGGACGGCGCCACCGCGTGCAGCAAACCGCTCGCCGCCTTCGACACCCCGGACACCCGCTTCTTCGACGACCTGAGTTCATGGCCGAGTTCCGAACCGGCCATCGACTTCACTTCCACCGCGCTGCTGGGCTTCACCCTGAGTCCGTAA
- a CDS encoding TIGR00730 family Rossman fold protein has protein sequence MTEQNAAVPGEQYPEHPPEKHRGPVVLRRERRTEATTTDQRLLDSRGPSDWVHTDPWRVLRIQAEFVEGFGALAEVPRAVTVFGSARTPREHPEYELGRKIGGALANAGFATITGGGPGAMEAVNRGASEAGGFSIGLGIELPFEQGLNPWVDLGVNFRYFFTRKTMFIKYSQAFICLPGGFGTLDELFEALTLVQTKKVTKFPVVLFGSEYWGGLYDWIAKTLLREGKIGQKDLDLLHVTDDVDDAVAVVQEAYKAWEEAH, from the coding sequence GTGACTGAGCAAAACGCAGCGGTGCCCGGCGAGCAGTACCCGGAGCACCCGCCGGAGAAGCACCGCGGCCCGGTCGTCCTGCGACGCGAACGGCGCACCGAGGCCACCACCACCGATCAGCGGCTGCTGGACTCGCGCGGCCCGTCCGACTGGGTGCACACCGACCCGTGGCGGGTGCTGCGCATCCAGGCCGAGTTCGTCGAGGGCTTCGGCGCGCTGGCCGAGGTACCGCGCGCGGTGACCGTGTTCGGCTCGGCACGCACGCCCCGCGAGCACCCCGAGTACGAACTCGGCCGCAAGATCGGTGGGGCGCTGGCCAACGCCGGGTTCGCCACCATCACCGGTGGCGGGCCCGGCGCGATGGAGGCGGTCAACCGCGGTGCCTCCGAGGCGGGCGGGTTCTCCATCGGCCTCGGCATCGAGCTGCCGTTCGAGCAGGGCCTGAACCCGTGGGTCGACCTCGGCGTGAACTTCCGGTACTTCTTCACCCGCAAGACCATGTTCATCAAGTACTCCCAGGCCTTCATCTGCCTGCCCGGCGGCTTCGGCACGCTGGACGAGCTGTTCGAGGCGCTCACCCTGGTGCAGACCAAGAAGGTGACCAAGTTCCCGGTGGTCCTCTTCGGCAGCGAGTACTGGGGCGGCCTCTACGACTGGATCGCGAAAACCCTGTTGCGCGAGGGCAAGATCGGGCAGAAGGATCTGGACCTGCTGCACGTCACCGACGACGTCGACGACGCGGTGGCGGTGGTCCAGGAGGCGTACAAGGCATGGGAGGAAGCCCACTAG
- a CDS encoding TIGR00730 family Rossman fold protein gives MKRVCVFCGSSPGNSPVYTEQAAALGKLLAERGIGLVYGGASVGTMGVVADAALAAGGEVIGVIPGHLMSAEVGHHGLTELHVVDTMHERKAMMAELSDAFLALPGGAGTLEELFEVWTWAQLGLHAKPLGLVDVAGYFEPLRKFVDHMVDEGFLRAQHREMVSVDPDPRVLLEIFASHNGVVVDKWSGQTPK, from the coding sequence GTGAAGCGGGTCTGCGTGTTCTGCGGCTCGTCGCCCGGCAACAGCCCGGTCTACACCGAGCAGGCGGCCGCACTGGGGAAACTGCTGGCCGAGCGCGGGATCGGGCTGGTCTACGGCGGGGCGAGCGTGGGCACCATGGGCGTGGTCGCCGACGCCGCGCTGGCGGCGGGCGGTGAGGTGATCGGGGTGATCCCCGGGCACCTGATGAGCGCCGAGGTCGGCCACCACGGGCTGACCGAACTGCACGTGGTCGACACGATGCACGAGCGCAAGGCGATGATGGCCGAGCTGTCCGACGCGTTCCTGGCGCTGCCGGGCGGCGCGGGCACGCTGGAGGAGCTGTTCGAGGTGTGGACCTGGGCGCAGCTGGGCCTGCACGCGAAGCCGCTGGGCCTGGTGGACGTGGCCGGGTACTTCGAGCCGCTGCGGAAGTTCGTCGACCACATGGTGGACGAGGGCTTCCTGCGCGCGCAGCACCGCGAAATGGTGTCGGTCGACCCGGATCCGCGGGTGCTGCTGGAGATCTTCGCCTCGCACAACGGCGTCGTGGTCGACAAGTGGAGCGGTCAGACCCCGAAGTGA